Part of the Triticum aestivum cultivar Chinese Spring chromosome 4D, IWGSC CS RefSeq v2.1, whole genome shotgun sequence genome is shown below.
TTGCTGTGAATGGTGTCGAAGCCGGGTTTCACATGTACTTGGATAGCAATGGTGAGGCTCACTTTCTCAGGGATGCAGACTCAATTACTGCAGAAGGGGATTTTGTTGTGTCCACTTCATCTTTGGGGGATGAACGGGAGGTGCTGATGCAGGATGCACAGTTAAGGAAATCCAAGAGCACTTCTTGTGATATCTCAACCATGGAGGCCAGTGCTGGGGATGGGAAGATGCCTGCGAGGACAGTCTCAAGACAGAGCACCATACTTGAGCGGATGTTTGGACGGAAACCAAATAAGGACAATGCCCCTGCTGTGGATAGTGTGTGCTCATTAGAGCGTGCGGAGATTGCAGCCGAACTCCTTGATGCAAAGTGGTCGACAAATCTCTCGCATGGTTCGGAAGCTCCTAGTTCTGATCATGAACCTTCCAGTAGTCATCTGAGAGATGCTGGCAATGGTAATCAAGGGGAAACCGCAAAAATGGTATTGCCAGATTGTAGCTTGGATCATGACAAAGCAATGGGCTCTAATTGTGACAATGTGAACAGCACTGTTGGTAGCCCACATGGAGGAAGCAGGAGTTCAGGAGATGAAAAGGCACACTGTATACAAACCACTAGTGTCGAGGAGGAGATTGTTGCCATTTATGCACATAAGACTGATGGGATCATGTCAACTATAGACTGGCCAGGACCAGAATATATGTCAAATGATTTGGATACAGGTAAAAGTATCAATGAGTCTGTTGATACTCAAGGTGAGTTGCAGCGTAATCTTGAAGATGTTACAGTAAGGGAAATGCATACGGAGGTTTTTTCCAATGGTATTTTTGAAATTCATGCAATTGAAACAGGCATTACTGATTGTAAAAGTGAAGTGGTTTCACAGTTGGTTGCTGTTGATTCCGACAAGTTCAACCAAAATTTTACTGAAGCAAATTCACCAACTTTTAGCACAATCACATATTTATCAAGTGAAACGCATGATGGTTCATCGATTGCTTGTGGTCATAAGGCATGCCAAGAGAAAGTGGTCATTATAAGTACCTCGGAGACTCTGGAGAGCTCATATGATGTGTCCAATATTTTGGCTGATGAAGTTCATTATGCTGAAGGTAACTCATTGGCTGATGGTCTACAGTTTGAAGAGTGTTCCAGAGTCTCCAGTGGAAAATTGGAACAGGAAGATGTCAAGGAAAGGTCACTGTCAAATCATAGTTCTAGCAATAAAGAAGACTTGTATAACTTGGGTGTtccagaagtttctgtttttgatgACTCTAGTTCTCAAACCTTCCAAGCTAATCTTCCTGATAAGGATATTTCTGTCAGTACTCTTGTCAATGATCACATGGATATTTCTGTGAACACTGTTGCAAATGATCATAATACCAGCTCATCTCATGATTTAGCTTGTCAGCATGGTCTAATATTTCCTGATGCTTCTCCTGGTGGTATAGATATATTGAGTTATGTGCATGAAAATGATTCTGACGATGTAGCAAAGGATTCCACGGTGAATACTAAAACATGCTATGGGGAACATGATGTTTCTTTCAATCAGCCACCAAAAATTCAAAGTGTGGCCGGAGAGTGCATTGCCCAAACACATGATGTCCCTAATAAAGTGGAAGGTGAAGTTTCATCAATTATTTTTGATTTTTCCAGTTTGAGCAAAGTCGACACAGAAAATATCAAGCTAGAATATGATGAGAACCGATCTGGTTCTGCAAGTGGAGTTGACATTGAGCTTGTGCCTGACAGGCCCGGAGAGTGCATTGCCCAAACACCTTATTTCCTTAATAAAGTGGAAGGTGAAGTTTCATCAATTGTTTTTGATTTTTCCAGTTTGAGCAAAATTGACACAGAAAATATCAAGCTAGAATATGATGAGAACCGATCTGGTTCTGCAAGTGGAGTTGACATTGAGCTTGTGCCTGACGAGCCCGGAGAGTGCATTGTCCAAACACCTGATTTCCCTGATAAAGTGGAAGGTGAAGTTTCATCAATTGTTTTTGATTTTTCCAGTTTGAGCAAAGTCGACACAGAAAATATTAAGCTAGAATATGATGAGAACCGATCTGGTTCTGCAAGTGGAGTTGACATTGAGCTTGTGCCTGACGAGCCAAGGGACGAAGCAGAAGCACTTATGTCTTTATCTGCTTGCCGTAATAAATTAGAAGATGAATCTTCACCAATTATTTCTGATTTTTCCAATTTGAGCACAGTCGAAGCAAAAAATGCCAACTTGGAAGATAATGAGAACAGACCTAGTTCCACAAGGGGAGTTGAATTAGTGCCTGTGCCTGAGGACCCAAGGGATAAAGCAGAAACAATTGTGCCGCCCTGTAAGTTTGTAGATGAAATTCAGTTTCAATTTAGTGACACTACAAGTTTTTCTGGCAGAAAGACTATGGATGGTATAGTAGCTAATAAAGCAGCAATTGAACGAGTGCATAATGCAGCTGATGGTGATGCAGGTGAAGGAGTAAACGACATTGATCTCGAAAATAAATCAGAAAACAATCCTGATTTTTCAAGGCCCGAGATTATCCTTGTTCCTATTCCTGGAAGTGGGTTGCATCCATCTGATAATAATCTGGAGGCCAAATCTGCACCAAATATCCGTTCTCACATACACGATCTTGAAAGATCTGATAATTTTCGAGTAAGTCAGTCACTGTACAATGGTAAGAATAGCGAGGTTGATCCAGTCAAGAGTAAAAACTCTGGCTTTCCAGAGCAGGAACTAGAAGGCACTAGTCAGTCAAAAGAAAATAGTGCCCCAACGGATAAAGCAGAAACAATCGTGCCGTCCTGTGAGTTTGTAGATGAAATTCAGTTTCAATTTAGTGGCACTACAAGTTTTGCTGATAGAAAAACCCTGGATGATATAATAGCTAATAAAACAGCATGTGAAGGAGTGCATGATGAAGCTGATGGTGATGCAGATGAAGAGGGAGGGAATGACACTGATCTCGGAAATGAATCAAAAAAACATTCTGATTTGTCAAGGCCTAAGATTATCCTTATTCCTAATCCTGGAAGTGAGTTGCATCTATGTGATAGTAATCTGGAGGCCAAATCTGCACCAAATCTCTGTTCTCACATAAACGATCTTGAAAGCTCTGATGGTTTTCAAGTAAGTCGCTCACTGTACAATGGTGAGAATAGTGGGGTTGATCAAGTCGAGAGTAAGAACTCTGGCTTTTCAGAGCAGGAACTAGAAGGCACTAGTGAGTCAAAAGAAAATAGTGGCCTGTGTGAGCTCATCAACAGTCCAGTGCCTGATAACAAGCACTCTGATGACCTGAAAGACGATTCGTTCAACCCTTTTGTGGGTGAGTTTGTTTTACTATATGAGCTAATACGTCTGTGCGCTATAGTAGGCGttaatgatatttattttgttctgCAGATTAAATGTGATGCTTATCTCTTACTCTTAGTAATAATTCTGTTCTGCGGCATGTGCAGTGAATTTTCTAGatatactcatattcatcaatttCAGGGGACTGGATTCAGTTTCATTTTTTACTTTTGCCTGCAATATTGTATGTGTCAGTGTAATAATCGCTAGCTGTGTCATTTTTGTAGAATTATCCCTATGCAGGCACTTGTTATCTGAAGGCATGGGAGCAGATGCTGCGTGCAAAACCTTTGATGCTGAGAAGATAACCTTAGAGAAGTTCCGTGCCATGGAGCAGTCATTGATAAGAAATGGCAAGCTAGTTGTTAGGATTTCTGGCCGTTACTTTCCCTGGGATGTAGCTGCACCTGTCGTACGGGGGATGGTTTCTTTTAGAGAGGAACAGCTCTTTGAACACCAAGGTATGATAAAGGTGGAGCGAGTTGAGCCAAGCACAACACAAGGTGGCAGCTGGAGAATTTGGCCATTTAGTTTCAAAAGAACGAGGACTATTAACAGCATCCAGCCAGTTTGTGAGAGCACAGTCGCGAGTACTTTGTCCATTCCTGTTAGAGAGTCGGATGGAGAAAGAAATAAAGCCAGTGCAAAGATGATGGAGAGGAAGGTGCGATCGCTCACTCCAACATCTGAGGAGCTTGCGTCTCTTCATCTCAGAGAGGGCAGGAACATTGTGACATTTACCTTCTCCACTGCTATGCTTGGGACGCAGCAGGTTAGTTGCCATTCTTTCATCATCACACTTGATTTGCCCATGCAGTTTCTCATCCTCCCCGCCTTTTCGACAGGTAGATGCTCACATATATTTATGGGAATGGAATGCACACATTGTCATATCAGATGTTGATGGAACTATCACCAAGTGAGTTGGGCAAATCCAGTTGGCATTTTTTTTGAATCCGTCTCCTGAATGCCAGGAACATAATGATTTATAAATactccatttgatttgattaacTTCTTAttaccttttcagttttaaaacGACATTTTGTGTTAAATAAAAAGTGGTAATATATAAGTAAAAGAGTTTGGAAAAATAACGTCCTGTTTTTTGGTTGATGGAACTTATCCTATCTGCTTACAAGAGGGAGGGAAGAACATGAACGTTTTTTTTCTTATTCCAAACATTCAAATATGTATTTTGTTCACTGCAAAATAGGGGCATTTTGTTCTTATTCCATACATTCAAATATTTATAACTGTAACTATAAATGCAGGTCTGATGTTCTAGGTCAGTTCATGCCAATGGTTGGTGTTGATTGGTCTCAAAATGGAGTTGCTCATTTATTTTCTGCAATAAAGGTATGCAGCAAGACAGAAGTATTATATTTCATTCCCAGATATAGCTCAAGACAGTCGCAATTGATCCATTATATATCATCTTTTCTCCAACTACAGAAGATTTTCCAAATGCCTGACGAATTGCATATGTTTGTTTTTCTGTGTGAATTTTTGCAGCAAGCTGCCTCTAAAATGTTTTTAATTGTGTTTGTTCTTATGGCCTTCCACAGGAAAATGGATATCACCTGCTTTTTCTAAGTGCGCGCTCAATTTCACAGGCCCACCTAACAAGGCAGTTTCTTTTCAACCTAAAGCAGGTATTAAAAATTTCTCCCACCCTTTGTTCATCTGTCTGTGCCCGAAAGTCACAAGTGGTGATAATACtttatatgttgaatacccaattATCTAATAAAGAGTGCCAAGTGTTGATCTATCTCATTCTACCCACATGTCAATATGGATTTCAGGACGGAAAAGCACTTCCTGACGGCCCTGTCGTGATATCTCCTGATGGCCTCTTTCCATCTTTGTACAGAGAAGGTGAGCACTAGCCTTTTATACTAGGGACAGACATTAAAAAACTAGTATAGCACAGTTTTTtctttagtgccaagtttgagttTCTGAAGTGATGAGGACAGTGCTGAGGAATCTGGAGGCTGCTGAATTTAGTTTGATCTGTGCCAAGTGAATGTGTATTGAAACCACCGTTGTTTGACATTGTTTTGCAGTTATCAGAAGAGCTCCTCATGAATTCAAGATCTCATGCCTAGCGGTGAGTAACTGACTAGTCCCTAAGACATAAAAATCGAGAAGAAAAGACAACtattgttagagtacgtaatgagCCTAATGGACCTGGGatggcggtatagcccgttagtcttagggttaattagagataagggtcgcttgcttaggggtcaaatAAGCCTTGCTTGAGAGTCAAGTAAACTTCTCTATATAaaaagaggagatgtatcaatctaatcaagcaagaattaagaaggaaatcccttccctcttacccggccgtgggcaaaaggcccccggccggccctctcgcgccctccttctagcagcgccataccAATTTGGTATCAGATAGCTTCGGTGCAATCATGTCCTTGTCGCCGCTCACCCCGACCCTCCCGCTGCCGACCGCGACGACCGCCCTGATGGCCACCACGGCCAGCGCCCCACTCTTGCCGGTGTCGGTCACCTCCGCCGCGCCCGTACCCGTCGTCTTCACCCCGGAGGAGATGACGGCTGCCATCCGGGATCTCACCCAGGCGGTCGCGGGCATCTACACGTTCCTCGCGAGATCCTATGGGCTGCAGCCGCCTGTGCCCTTCacaaccgccccgccgccgcagcagcagccgCCGTGGCAGCCGCCATCCTCGGCGACCCCCGTCGCCGCTGCCATGCAGCAGCTGCCGTGGCAGCCGCTACCAGCAACAAACCCCGGCGCCTCCGCCATGCAGCAgctgccgtggcagccgccacCAGCGACGAATCCCGGTGCCTCCACCATGCAGCAGGGGTAATAGCTGCACCCGCCGCCACCGGCGACCGCGACCCTGGGCATCCCGACGACGGTCCCGGGGGGTGCCCATCCACCAGGTCCGGTTTTCTCCGTCGCTGTCTCCGTTACCGGCCTGGCTCGCTGGGTCCCTTGAGCCGGTATACACGACGGCCTCGGTCGGGCCGTACGTGCTGGCCCCTCTGGCGACGCACCCGGCCATGCAGTTTGGCGGGTCATCGGGCTATGCCGAGCCCTTCACCAGCGTCGACGGGCCCCTGTTCCAGGGCGGCACCCTGATGCCCGCCTACTCGGCCCCGTCATCCTCGCTGCTCCGTGCTGACGCGGCGCACCCGCCCGTCGTCCACGTCCAGACGCCACCAAGATTCTCCAAGTTGGGAGTTCGCGACCCATGATGGCACCATCGACCCCTTGAATTGGCTCAACCAATGCGACCAATTTTTCAGGGGACAGCGCACGCTCGCGTCCGACCGCACCTGGATCGCTTCATATCATCTCCGAGGAGCCGTGCAGACGTGGTACTACGCTCTCAaacaggacgagggcggcatgccaccaTGGGAGCGCTTCCGCGATTTGTGCCTCTTGCGCTTCAGTCCGCCTATACGCGGGAGCCGCCTGGCGGAGCTTGTGCGCCTTCCGTTCCTCACCACAGTGCAAgacttcgccgaccgcttccaggcacTGGCGTGCCACGCCCCCGGCGTTTCGGCTCGGCAGCGGGCTGAGCTCTTCGTCGGCGGCCTACCggaccacatccgcgtggacgtggagatGCGCGGGCCAcaggacctccagacggccatgtactacacCGCGCGTTCGAGCGTCGCGCGGTGGTCACCCAGCAGGCGCCACCGCCCCGGGCCGCTGGGCCGCCACCCTGGCTGGAagttcccgcgcagggtcggcctgccCAGGCTTCCACGGCACCCCTCGCCGCGGCTGTGGcacgcccgttccgccggctcaccccgtccgagcaactcgagcgtcgccgccaagggtgtGCTTCAACTGCGATGAGCCCTACGTACCGGGCCACatctgcccgcgactcttctacctggaggctgcaGACTACGTTGAGGAGGACCCCGCCGCCACCGGGCTCAGCAACCAGCCCGTCCCAGTTGACGCGGAGGTGTTTGGCGACCGTTGATCTTCCCCGCtttccagctcgaggacgagctgtttgtgcaggcggggagaaatgttatgaccggcatattaggggcttagcccagttagttgtggcccagtttatcttatcgttattaggggcttaccgcttagcccaattatcttattaggaggattctataaactcgtgtaaggacccgttttgggattaagcaagaagcaatcatatttgctcggcttccttagggagccgggagacctgaccctagccgccgcccctgctctctctctctctctcgcgcgcacacGCAACAACGGCGCCCCAGCGCCGGCGACCATGCCTTCCTCCACGCAATCCctccttccacccctacaacctaAGACCACGCCCTGGTAGGGATCCGGTTCCTACCAATTTGGTAGTGTTAGAGTACTTAATGCGTCTAATGGGCCTGGGCtagcggtatagcccgttagtcttagggttaattagagataagggtcgcttgcttaggggtcaagtaagccttgcttgggagtcaagtaaacctctttatataaagagaggagatgtcaagtaagccttgcttgggagtcaagtaaacctctttatataaagagaggagatgtatcaatctaatcaagcaagaattaagaaggaaatcccttccctcttgcgcCGCAGCGGGCAAAAGGCCCCCGTCCGGCCCTCTCGctccctccttctagcagcgccataacaatttggtatcagctagctttggttcgatcatgtcttcaccgccgcccaaCCCGTCTCTTCCGCTGCTGGGATTCTCCGTCGCGCCCGCCCCCGCCGTCCTCACCCCGGAGGAGGTGTCCGGGGCGCTGCGGGACAtaacccaggcggtccaggagatccgcctgttcttggccgggtcctacgggctgcacccggctgcgccgcccatcgccgccaccGCGTCGTCGTGGCTGCTGTGGCAGCCGCTGCACCAAgcggcctccgccgcgctcgctgggccgctgtcatccaccgccccgccctggctgcagtggcagccgccgctcctggcggcctccgccgcgctcggcgctccgccgcagcagccgctgccgctgccccaGGGCGTCCCCGCCACGTTCGCCGGGCCGCTGCAGCAGCCGTTGTAGCtgccatccaccgccaccaccgccccgccctggctacagtggcagccgccgctcctggcggcctccgccgcgcccggcgctccgctgcagcagccaccgccggtcagctccggctccgcatcgaccgcgccggcgggagtcccgatccatcagatcaagttcccgccgtcGCCATTACCGCTTCCCCAGGGCGTccccatccagcagatcaagttcccgccgccgccgtcaccgcttccggcttggatcactacccgccacgtgtcggcggcggtgaggctgcaggctgctgtgCGCGGCCTCCTAGTGCGTCGGCGTGTGCGGGGGATGCATGGTCTGTAGCTGCCGCTCCTCCCAGCTGcgcttcgctgcgcaaaggacctcgatctcgtccgctgcgtcggggatcttgggcatgcggtttcccccacgggCAGTGGGCATGCCGTTTTCCCCGCGGGCAGCGACCTAAAAGTCTGCGACATCGGCAgttgggggggcgcacccctcttcgtcattctccatcgcaagccctccacttatctctgtgcggtgcagaccaacaaccgtccggcggggagaaggcatggtgtcaccgacaggagcgcaccgcgtagcaccactgcattccgccgCCGGTCGCTGCgagggcggctttgctggtcgctcttgcgaccacttctaggtggccatacacatgcactccttttgtctagatggtgtccatgggatccaggtggctgtacacgtgcacgttcgacgtgcggatggtgtccactttttttaaggggtccaaaataaagtgtcccagtccatttcaggttgagagtaataaaacaagccgagatgtaaaaggcttgtttttaggtgttaggtttgtgtcgcgtcgagtcatggttataagttggttaggctgcagctcgaggacaagctgcatgtccaggtggggtgtagtgttagagtatgtatgggcctgggctggcggtatagcctgttagttttagggttaattagagataagggtcgcttgcttagggatcaagtaagccttgcttgaaAGTCAAGTAAACCtccctatataaagagaggagacgtatcaatctaatcaagcaagaaggaaatcccttccctcttgcccggccgtgggcaaaaggcctctggccggccctctcgcgccctccttctagcagcgccataacaactATGTAGTAATAAAGTGTTGCATACATACAGGATATCAAAGCACTATTTCCTCCTGACTCGCATCCTTTCTATGCGGGATTTGGGAATAGAGATACTGATGAGCTTAGTTACCTCAAGGTTGGGATTCCCATGGGCAAGATCTTCATAATTAATCCCAAGGTAAGAAATGAAAAACATGTGCATTTGCATAGTGTGAATAAAGTCCAGTAAGTGAAGGCATTTGTTTGTTTATATTTGTGGTTTGGTGCAGGGTGAAGTTGCTGTGAATCGCCGGGTGAATACCAAATCATACATGTCCCTGCATGCTCTTGTGAATCGGGTGTTCCCTCCTCTATCGTCACCACCGGAGCAGGTCTGTCTGTCGTGTTTTCTGATTCTTGACTTGAATTTCATCAGTGTGTTTTGTACCTTGACCTGATGGTGGTGACTCCAGGAGGACTACAACACCTGGAATTACTGGAAGATGCCAGTCGCTGATATTTGAGGTGCAGTCTGGGCACAATGCTCTATGGCGCACAGCAATGTCCATAAGAAGGCGAAGGCAGAGGGGTAGTGCAGCGAGGTATCGTTGTCATAACCTGTTGTGTTCCCTGCCTGCTACGGAGTAGTAGTAGTTTCTTGCAGGAGGTCAATCCTCACATATACATTGTCTTGTGTTTCCACAGGCCAATGAATGGTTGGCGAATGCTCCTAATGCAAGATGAAGGTGTGTATAATACGGAGTAGGCAACAACATAGTCTGTACGAGCGATGCCATCATATTGCAGCTTGGTTGAAAATGGGAGGTCCCTTGAGTTGGTTTCTTCTTCCTTGCTGTACTATCGTAGTAGTACTAATTTTGTACTAGAACAACAAAACAAGAATTCAAATATCATCAAGCCTGTAGGATTGGATGCTGGTGATGACGTTGCGTTTTGCACATGTCAATCTTGTTATTTTAATTTTGTCTGCCTCTGCCCGTGGACAATTTATTTGCAAAATAAATATAGCGTCAATATTGATCGTTCCCTCCTGTTCCTGTTCCAGTCAGTTTGCTAGGTTCTCCTGCTATTTGCTTCGTTTTTTTTCCTTCTGTTTATAGGAAATTGGTTCTGGCTTTAATAATTCGGATTTGCTATGTCACATGTACTCCGTTTGCTAGTTAAAACGGAGTAGATGTGAAGTAGTTATCTCACATCCAACTTTCTAACCACATGATTTAGAAATCAATATTCGTGTCTTTAGGTCCTTTTCTGTTTGTTCAAAGTGCTTGAGGGCGTCATGCACCTACTCTATCGTTTGTTCCGATCGGACTCAACGATCGACTCGACGACACGAGCATGTATTTTGTTCGCTTCAGCGTTGACCCATTTAAGCACTGATGGACGCCGTGTTGCTTTTGTTGTGCTCCTGTGTGTTTGCAGGTGCATGCGTAGGTCGTGGAGCTGGCTCACGACTGTCTCAGTATAGCCGGTCCTAAGCCCGGGTAAAGAAGGAAGATTGTGATAGGCTTAGGGAGTCACCGTAAAAACTCAGCCATTCTTATAgggatgaaacccaaaagattttcgttggggcgtaaccctctcagcgacacACCACATTGGAACCCGGGCGTGATGCAAAATGGGCAAGGGCCTTGCCGTCACCCCCCAGATGGCGCGCCGTATcatgatccggatacggtggcaagtgagcgaggatcgggtcattgcatccttagtggcgcgctacatcggcgcccggatgtagtggaaaatgagcaagggtcttcgcattcgACTCAACGAGTGCGAAGAAatgaagctagccgagcctaggaggattcgcttaggtagctggaacgtagggtctctgacagggaagcttcgggagctagttgatgcagcggtgaggagaggtgttgatatcctttgcgtccaagaaaccaaatgaagatgacagaaggcgaaggaggtggaggataccggcttcaagctgtggtacacggggacggctccAAACAGAAATGACGTAGGCATCTtaatcaacaagagcctcaagtatggagtggtagacgtcaagagatgtggggaccggattatcctggtcaagctggtagttgaggacttggttctcaatgttatcagcgcgtatgacccgcaagtaggccacaataagAACACCAacagggagttctgggaaggcctggaagacatggttaggagtgtaccgattggtgagaagctcttcacaggaggagacctcaatggccacgtgggtacatctaacacaggttttgaaggggcgcatgggggctttggctatggcatcaggaatcaagaaggagaagatgtcttaagctttgctctagcctacaacatgattgtagctaacaccctctttagaaagagagaatcacatctggtgacttttagtagtggccaacactagccagattgatttcatcctctcgggaagagaagataggcgtgcgtgcctagactgtaaggtgatacatggagagagtgttgtaccccagcataagctggtggttgctgacttccgctttcggattcgtgtccagcgggataagcatgccaaagtcgatagaacgaagtggtggaagctcaagggagaggtagctcaggcgttcaaggagagggtcattaaggagggcccttgggaggaaggaggggatgtggacaatgtgtggatgaagatggcgacttgcattcataaggtggcctcggaggagtttggagtgttcaggggaaggagaagcgaagataaggatacctggtggtggaatgatgatgtccagaaggcgattaaagagaaaaaagattgcttcagacgcctatacctggataggagtgcagacaacatagagaagtacaagatggcgaagaaggctgcaaagcaagctgttggtgaagcaaggggtcgggcatatgaggacctctaccaacggttaggcacgtaggaaggcgaaagggacatctataagatggtcaagatccgagagaggaagatgagggatatgggccaagtcaaatgcatcaaggatggagcaggccaactcttggtgaaggacgaggagattaagtatagatggcgggagtacttcgacaagctgttcaatggggagaatgagagttctaccatcgAACTGGacaactcctttgatgagaccaacatgcgttttgtgcggcgaattcaggagtctgaggtcaaggaggctttaaaaaggatgaaaggaggcaaggcgatgggccctgattgtatccccattgaggtgtgtaaaggtctcggggacatagtgATAATATGACTAACCAAGCTtctcaacctcatttttcgggcaaacaagatgccagaagaatggagacggagtatattagtaccaatcttcaaaaacaagggggatgttcagagttgtactaattaccgtggaataaAGCTGATGatccatacaatgaagctatgggagagagtcattgagcactgcttaagaagaatgacaagagtGACCAAAAATTAGTTTGATTTCATGCCTCGGAGGTCGACCAtgaaagccattttcttggtacgataatttatggagagatatagggaacaaaagaaggacttgcatatggtgttcattgacttggagagtCCTATGATACGATACcgtggaatgtcatgtggtgggccttggagaaacacaaagtcccagcaaagtacattaccctcatgaagaacatgtacgataatgttgtgacaagtgttcgaacaagtgatgtcgacactgatgacttcctaATTAAGATATGACTACattaggggtcagctttgagcccttatctttgtgcattggtgatggatgaggtcacaagggatatacaaggagatatcacatggtgtatgctctttgtggatgatgtggtgctagttgacgatagtcggacgaaGGTAAATAtaaa
Proteins encoded:
- the LOC123097443 gene encoding uncharacterized protein isoform X1, translated to MYAVGKVLYSVAGPFHPFGGAVDIVVVQQQDGSFKSSPWYVRFGKFQGVLKTREKVVNIAVNGVEAGFHMYLDSNGEAHFLRDADSITAEGDFVVSTSSLGDEREVLMQDAQLRKSKSTSCDISTMEASAGDGKMPARTVSRQSTILERMFGRKPNKDNAPAVDSVCSLERAEIAAELLDAKWSTNLSHGSEAPSSDHEPSSSHLRDAGNGNQGETAKMVLPDCSLDHDKAMGSNCDNVNSTVGSPHGGSRSSGDEKAHCIQTTSVEEEIVAIYAHKTDGIMSTIDWPGPEYMSNDLDTGKSINESVDTQGELQRNLEDVTVREMHTEVFSNGIFEIHAIETGITDCKSEVVSQLVAVDSDKFNQNFTEANSPTFSTITYLSSETHDGSSIACGHKACQEKVVIISTSETLESSYDVSNILADEVHYAEGNSLADGLQFEECSRVSSGKLEQEDVKERSLSNHSSSNKEDLYNLGVPEVSVFDDSSSQTFQANLPDKDISVSTLVNDHMDISVNTVANDHNTSSSHDLACQHGLIFPDASPGGIDILSYVHENDSDDVAKDSTVNTKTCYGEHDVSFNQPPKIQSVAGECIAQTHDVPNKVEGEVSSIIFDFSSLSKVDTENIKLEYDENRSGSASGVDIELVPDRPGECIAQTPYFLNKVEGEVSSIVFDFSSLSKIDTENIKLEYDENRSGSASGVDIELVPDEPGECIVQTPDFPDKVEGEVSSIVFDFSSLSKVDTENIKLEYDENRSGSASGVDIELVPDEPRDEAEALMSLSACRNKLEDESSPIISDFSNLSTVEAKNANLEDNENRPSSTRGVELVPVPEDPRDKAETIVPPCKFVDEIQFQFSDTTSFSGRKTMDGIVANKAAIERVHNAADGDAGEGVNDIDLENKSENNPDFSRPEIILVPIPGSGLHPSDNNLEAKSAPNIRSHIHDLERSDNFRVSQSLYNGKNSEVDPVKSKNSGFPEQELEGTSQSKENSAPTDKAETIVPSCEFVDEIQFQFSGTTSFADRKTLDDIIANKTACEGVHDEADGDADEEGGNDTDLGNESKKHSDLSRPKIILIPNPGSELHLCDSNLEAKSAPNLCSHINDLESSDGFQVSRSLYNGENSGVDQVESKNSGFSEQELEGTSESKENSGLCELINSPVPDNKHSDDLKDDSFNPFVELSLCRHLLSEGMGADAACKTFDAEKITLEKFRAMEQSLIRNGKLVVRISGRYFPWDVAAPVVRGMVSFREEQLFEHQGMIKVERVEPSTTQGGSWRIWPFSFKRTRTINSIQPVCESTVASTLSIPVRESDGERNKASAKMMERKVRSLTPTSEELASLHLREGRNIVTFTFSTAMLGTQQVDAHIYLWEWNAHIVISDVDGTITKSDVLGQFMPMVGVDWSQNGVAHLFSAIKENGYHLLFLSARSISQAHLTRQFLFNLKQDGKALPDGPVVISPDGLFPSLYREVIRRAPHEFKISCLADIKALFPPDSHPFYAGFGNRDTDELSYLKVGIPMGKIFIINPKGEVAVNRRVNTKSYMSLHALVNRVFPPLSSPPEQEDYNTWNYWKMPVADI